A genomic region of Caldicoprobacter guelmensis contains the following coding sequences:
- a CDS encoding bacteriohemerythrin, producing the protein MAIKWRKDLEVGIDEIDNQHKSLVEAINKLLEASAAGRAKQEIGNTLDFLSDYVITHFNYELEYQKKHNYPKYEEHQKLHQFFLQEVEGLKRKFDQEGATLSFIVQFNKKIVDWFVNHISKADKDYAEYIQSIKDSIK; encoded by the coding sequence ATGGCCATAAAGTGGAGGAAGGATCTGGAGGTCGGAATTGATGAAATTGACAATCAACACAAGTCACTGGTGGAGGCCATAAATAAGTTGCTGGAGGCCAGCGCTGCCGGTAGGGCTAAACAGGAAATCGGCAACACCCTTGACTTTCTGTCAGATTACGTTATAACGCATTTTAACTATGAGCTGGAATATCAGAAAAAGCATAATTACCCAAAATATGAAGAACATCAGAAATTGCACCAGTTTTTTTTGCAAGAAGTTGAGGGGTTGAAAAGGAAGTTTGATCAGGAGGGGGCGACTCTTTCTTTCATTGTTCAGTTCAACAAAAAAATTGTCGATTGGTTTGTGAACCATATTAGCAAGGCTGATAAGGATTACGCCGAGTATATACAATCCATAAAGGATTCAATAAAATAG